One genomic segment of [Phormidium] sp. ETS-05 includes these proteins:
- a CDS encoding cistern family PEP-CTERM protein, with amino-acid sequence MAATAIYGTIEAPRAQAFIFNGDRVEIDAAQDLGKSFQVTFDGNVERNSVEGLSSLAKFTLTSFTGNQAIFNIELSNTSDNGVTSRTSALGFDLADATVTSASVVSGSLFTNAVLNDAFPNGFGKVEVCFINNATNCKGGGGTGNNSGVLTGQTGSFAAAITLSESTQKFAMSNFGVRYQSIDDGGELSGASGTGRGTTSPISTKPKQPTSIPEPATSTAFFLTGAGLLSAGRKKQSARF; translated from the coding sequence ATGGCTGCAACAGCCATTTACGGGACAATAGAGGCTCCAAGAGCGCAGGCATTTATCTTCAACGGCGATCGCGTAGAGATAGATGCAGCCCAAGACCTGGGCAAATCATTCCAAGTAACGTTTGACGGTAATGTAGAGCGAAATTCGGTAGAGGGGCTGTCTTCCCTGGCCAAATTTACCTTAACCAGTTTTACCGGCAACCAGGCCATATTCAACATAGAACTGAGCAACACATCTGATAACGGCGTCACATCCAGAACTAGCGCCCTGGGGTTTGACCTTGCAGATGCCACCGTCACTTCTGCCAGCGTCGTTTCTGGAAGCCTGTTTACAAATGCCGTTCTCAACGACGCATTCCCGAACGGGTTTGGCAAAGTGGAAGTTTGTTTTATCAACAACGCCACCAACTGTAAAGGCGGCGGCGGTACTGGCAACAATAGCGGCGTGCTGACGGGTCAAACGGGCAGTTTTGCTGCCGCAATCACTCTGAGCGAGTCAACCCAGAAATTTGCGATGAGCAATTTCGGTGTCCGCTATCAAAGCATCGACGACGGTGGCGAACTCAGCGGTGCTAGCGGCACTGGCAGGGGCACCACTAGCCCCATATCCACTAAACCAAAACAGCCGACTTCCATTCCGGAACCAGCTACAAGTACAGCGTTCTTCCTCACCGGGGCTGGGTTGCTGAGCGCAGGGAGGAAAAAACAGTCAGCACGCTTCTAG